Genomic DNA from Ctenopharyngodon idella isolate HZGC_01 chromosome 1, HZGC01, whole genome shotgun sequence:
GCTCATTTCCCATGTTATTATATCAGGCTACCAGCTAACttcaacatttaagacatttgaaactattttcagcTCAGAACTCACCTTCAGACAGCACATGGGGATTCTGATCACTGTATGAGGCTATCTTTATATGCAATTCTATAGGCTACTTATGCTAACCATTGGCATAATAAATGCACATATGAttatggaaaataccagagattgtttaaaaaatttaGACAAATCATTATTGGTTATAATAGTGCATTTATGTAGTATTACGTAGTATTAcgcacaaaccaatcgtttcgtgtcttaggacatcaatgtgttgtcacgagccgcagggtttaatttggatttgtctgtgcttgtttttttgactcttatagatggagttcccattaacatccattatacgactgacagaccctgggggtaagcagataaatatcaaattttcatttttgggtgaactatccctttaaaggggactcagcagaatttcaaaaacactgtttggaaatTAGTTGGgccgataccaacaacaaacgcgtaaccaatcagcattcgaggagagagaacgagcgagagggagatttgaaaataagaaaaaaaaaaaaaaactgcagaatgagaaatgggacacaatacaaaagagctcaaaagaatatcactgcaatgaaggtttatgactgggcaagcgctttaggactattatatttttgttttatattagaaaagcttgtgttggagagagctaagagggaaagcctgaaaactgctttgatcccttctcatgtgagtaacactgggtttgattgtctggagctgctgtgctgtttgcgactaacaacaaacactttgtatttactcttgtgtgcTGAATGAGTACACAATTGAGGATTCTTTGGACAAAAAGTCGGTTGTGACAAgtcttgaatatatatatatatatatatatatatatatatactaccagtcaaaagtttggaaacattactatttttaaggtttttgaacgaagtctcttatgctcattaaggctgcatttatttcataataaatacagaaaaaacaataatattgtgaaatattattacaatttaaaattatggttttctattttaatatactttaaaatataatttattcctgtgatcaaagctgaattttcatcagtcattactccagtcttcagtgtcacatgatccttcagaaatcattgtaatatgctgatttattatcaatgttggaaacagttgtgctgcttaatattattttataacctgtgatactttttcaggattctttgatgaataaaaagtttaaaaaatatcagcatttatttaaaatagaaatcttttgtaacaatatacactaccgtataaaagtttggggtcagtatttttttttttttctttcttttttttgaaagaaattaatacttttattcagcacagatgtgttaaattgataaaaagtgatagtaacaatttatattgttagaaaagatttatattttgaataaatgctgttctttctaaccttttatttatcaatgaatcctgaaaaaagtatcacaggttccaaaaaaatattaagcaacacaactgttttcaacattgataataactgagtatcaaatcagcatattagaatgatttctgaaggatcatgtgacactgaagactggtgatgctaatgatgctgaaaattcagctttgcatcagagaaataaattatgttttaaagtatattaaaatagaaaaccataattttaaattgtaataatatttcacaatattattgttttttctgtatttattatgaaataaatgcagccttaatgagcataagagacttcgttcaaaaacattaaaaatagaaatgtttccaaacttttgactggtagtgtatatatactattgcattgtattgtatatatttgttgTATATTTGCATTACCCAATGGAGTGTTCAAAGCGGTTGTGTGAAGCCCCAGGAAAGACCCAGTATCCCGCTCCCAGCTGTTTGATGTCTCGGAGTCTCTGAAACTGAGGCGTATCTATGATCTTCACCAGCAGGGGGTGCAGCTCAATGTGACCATGAACAGAGTCATTAACAACCTACAGGTTACAAAATTCACAGCGCACTCCacattatcatttttatatattaaactaCTATGAACATTTAGTAATGCCACAATAAGGGTCATCTTCATATTATCTTGTCTGTATGTTGGTAATCTGGACAAATTTGCGttgacaaatatttttgatCATAGAATATGTTATGGGTTTCacgattttaaaaataaagagtgACTCAAACTATATCATATTTTTCAGATCTTCTATCTTGTTATATTGATCTTACCTTCACATCAGTTGAAAGCTTCAATGAATATTTCTCTGCAATGATTTGCAACTCCCCAATGATCTTCTTTTTTCTCACTAAGGAATCTAAACAGCATTTTACACATTCATTGttagaaattatttatttcaacaaaacaaCAAGAAATCCCAAGTATACAGAAATAGCCAACAATTATGCTTGTGTAACATATATATAGAGAAATATGTAaagtaatgtatttattatattttataatatttatattttatattgtttgcattttaaatgtttcagatTTTCAAACTAGTTAGCAAAAGCACACATATTAAAGCATGTACTAAAGTATTTAGCCacaaccattttttaaataagtaatataTAATCTTAATGGTGTTCATTCAATCATCATCCTAACCACAGACTCTCTTCAGCTCAATGATAACcccaaaaactcacacatactagaaaaccttttaaattacaaaataatacaacatcaaacactaacagatctccccctatattaatattgagcaaaacacatgaaataacagtCTCTGGCCATAATGCTGGATCATCAGTTACAAACTGAGCACTAACATCATTTTTTCCTCCCTCTACCACAGTCTTCACAaattctttctctttgtcttgcACGAAATCATTTGCTTTAGTGTCTACACCTTCTTCAAGTTCTGCTTCCACCTCCTGCCTCTACTACCTCTTCTTCCTCTGGTGTAGATACCTCGACAAGCATGATGAGCACAGGATTGATATTACCCTGAGCCATAAATGACTTTACATACAACTTTTGACTCTATCAAAcaattcccccccccccccatttttTTTATGGTGTTGAGTGGGAACCAGacattgtgtatttatttaaattgtggaAATTGTTTATACAAAGTTTCTTTCTTGtgttttgtaataaaattgCCGGCTGTTAATTGATTGGATATAATTTGTcccaaacaattatttttaaatcctCCTAGAGTTGAACTTAGGCCCTATTTAAACTCTGTTGAGTGTAATACACTGAATACTTATTTGTTTGTTTCCGTGTTACGTATTATTTCCAtttatactacggggctgttgaatgcttgaatctgattggctgatgaaTATTCTAAGGTGTGCATcagttattttcagggaaatggACTGCTAAAGTAGTCCCAGGCAGGTCTTGAcggcataataataataataataataataaaacagataaattctgaacattatgaaataaaccAACAACACAAACTGATAAAAGTGAACCAAAAGTAAGTTCAGCAGCACAGATAAAACCAACAAGAATCAAGAAACTTCATAATCTATTCATGCTGCACTGCATGCTGGGTACCTTCATAGTACACTGTAGAAATACAGCATgatattgtttgtttacagtaattttttGAGAGTGCAGATATATACAAGAGAAGTCCTACTGTGAAATTACTGTGAAAGTCATGCAGTTATTAACTGTAATACTGTAATttcacactattttttttttttttttttaactgtgtaCAACACTCTGTGTCAGCTTGATTTTATGGATTAATTAAGGAATTCACTTTGAAGAagaacaggaataaattattttagtcGTGTGTGTGATTTGATTTGTTGAGCTGTTtcttatttgtaaaataaatactcAATTCAGCATCAcagtaacaatgtaaaatagaTTACAGTAAATAACTGTAATTTCAGTCACATATTCATTGTAAACGCAtcaattcacctttattttacagtaatggCTGTAGCAACAGATCATTTTACAGCAGTGTACTGTGTTTTTACAGTAGACTTGTATTTGATGATTTATAGTACTCTTGTTAATTTACTCTCAACGAGTAAGTTTGTTAAATTTGACAGTACATTGTTTAATGTATGTGGATTATTTATAACATGCCCTCtgtatttatctttatttttattttttttttagttttcactATGCGCTCCTTGTTTGAGCATGTTGGCATATTTGCAGGTTGCAAAGTATTGCCTTTAGTCTTTACAGCAGTGGTTCTTTGATTATGcatttgactttatttaactgGGGCCCCAAGGAAAGCTTTGGCCCCAGGTCCCTACATCACAATCATCAAGTACATCACAATATAGAAGAGgattgcaacttccatttcatgccgactttaacttaccagcaacagtaatatgaaaatatgagagGAAATTATTGAAAATGACATCACAAGACCACAACTGCATGAAGTCTTTCTGcaccttttctttctctttttttttttcaaaaaattaaaatcacattGAAATCAAAAAGGTAAAAACTCACATGTCCTGTCTTCTCTTACCTGTTGTTtgaaacaatgtttttattttttcaacagTTTTGTCGAAAGTTTTTTCATCAGACATCTTTCCTCTTTTTCTGTTGTCCTTCTGTTGTTGTCAGTTTGGTCAGCTGTAACAAACTACAGTATGTTAATGAAGGTGTGTCGATCTGCTTTCAGCTTTTATACCTGTGAGACTGTGAGGGGTGTGTCACAAAAACTGCTGAGCTTGATCACTGACATCAGAGACTTGAGAAGAGATGAAGGTGAGACAGAAATTAAAGATGTTTCATACAGGTTATTAAATATTGGCTGATGACATCAAGTTTTGCCACACTGTAACTTAAACAGAGCAAAGCAGGATTTGAacttaaaataaagcatatgtTTTCTGCTTGATCAGAGACTCATTTAGTAAGACattggcccggtttcacaaacagggtttagcctaagccaggattaggccttagttcaattaggatatttaagcagcttttataaacgttcactagaaaaaaaaaaaaaaaacattactgatgtgcatcttgagacaaatcaatggcagtgacatattttaagatatatcagtgaaagttactttcagttaaaacagctcaaatatgcattttagtctgggactagcttaagccttgtctgtgaaaccaggggattGAGACATAGACAGTTTCATTGAGGTGcttcattaaaataaagcagcaatttttttttattttttttttgacccctGTGGCTAAATAATTCTTCCTGAATTTACCCGTGAGATGATGGCAGGGGTTTTAAAAACAGCTCTTGACAGTTCATaggtctctctctctgatgTAGAATTAGGGTGACCACCATTTTACGGGACAGTACCGAAATTGGGAGCTTTGTCCCGCAAGACGTAAGTAGTGTCCCGCATTTGAGTTAtgtctgtattattattattattatttttcatcccAAAAATTATAATACCACAGTAAGAAATACGGTGACTGgcatttaaaaatctatttgtgCAGCCATCATGTTTAAGCTGTGAGAGGTTTTCCCGCTGATGACAACTGAGTGGACAGCCCAAAGGAATAAGTGCGGGCCTCATCAAAGTCAGTAAACACAACTACACCAGCAAGGATTTCATCTCACATACTGCTAAAAGAGCTGCTCAAAGCTACCCAAATTGATGATTTAAAGCATGTAATCATCCATCTGGACATGTGGCGATCCCGTGAATGCTCTGCACCACCCGCAGAAATGGTTGAGCACctacgaaaaaaaaaacaaaacaaaaaaacgagatattctccattcattttcaccaataaaaaaaaaaaaaaaaatattgcaactTTCAGACATGACTTTCACGTTAATATTTCAAGGTGGTTTCTATGGCGTTATTATAATGATAAATGTCGAGATCAAATTATTGCAATGAGAGAGCACATCAACTGCACAAGCAGGAATCTCTCCACTCATAGGCCGATTCCCTTTTCGCACAAAACCAGACACGCATTCTCTCTCGATCAGATATTACATGTGCATTCTCAATCTTTGTCCTCCTGCATGTGCACTCGTGAATCTAGAATGGTTTTCTCTCCAGGTTTTAATGTTGCCAGAAGCGCAACATTATAGTGTGGGCACCCACTGACACAACATTAATGGGCGCATATGCCAAGTTCGTATGAACTTAACGTAACGAATCGTAACGaatgtaaatcaatatttacataGCATAATAGTAGTAAGTATTTGTCTCATATGTGTCCTGCATTGTCCCGGAAAATCACAACTACTGTCCTGCAACAGATCAATAGCCAGGTGGTCACCCTATCCAGAATTGTTATTTTGGCTTttaaatgctatttcatgcatgtatagtcatgtgaaaaagaaagtacaCCCTATTGAATTCTATGGTTTTATGTATCAggacattataaaaaaaaaatcatctggtccttggcGAGTCATAAATTAGATAAATACAGCCTGAACAACAACatatgacatgacatgacatgacatatcacacagtgtcattatttatttaacaaaaactatgcCAACATGCAGAAACCATAGGCGACAAAGCACACCCTTACTGCttccatatgaattgagaaGGTAAGTATCAGTCAGGCACTGCTAATCACATGATTAACTGATTATCAGCAATCATGACCAACTCTATTAAAGCAGAAGTTTTGGCAGTTTGCTGCTCTGGAGCCTTCAGGTGTGTATTAACACAATGccaagaaagaaagacatcagcaatgatCTTAGAGAAACAATTGTTGCTGCTCATCAATCTAGGAAGGGTTATACGgccatttcaaaacaatttgaaGTCCACTATTCTACAGTGAGGGagattattcacaagtggaaAACATTCAAGACAGTTGCCAGTCTTCCCAGGAGTAGACGTCCCAGCAGATTCACCCCAAGATCAGACTGTGTAATGCTCAGagaaactgcaaaaacacaagagctacacctcagactctacaggcctcagttaaCATGTGAAATGATAAAGAAGTTAATGACCCGGAGAAACTCTCCAAAAAGAACACATAAGCATGGCTTAGGTttttgtgacagaaataaagtcagtctggttagtaataagtgaagctggtaatgctgtttgtggagttgtttaatcagatcttgagatttaatgtcttttatcttcagttgatttcatctaagccTGTGTTTGGAGAATGTTCTTATAACAGAAATCTGTCAGCAGGGTGTGCATTCGTACTGTGAGCTCACCATGTGACACCACTGTGATATCACCATGATAGTTTTGAGAAACAGGAAGTAGAATGTCCCCTCGGTGACCAATATTTGAACTGCTCCTTTCAACCTGCTCAACATTTTGAATTGACAACAGCTTGTTTTATTAAGTTAGCAGTTAAAAATACTACTCACACTGAGAATATCACAGTATCATAGGCGGAGCGTGTGTAAGGCTTAGCCTTCCCCTGGCCATGGGTCAAAAATTAACTACGGCTTGGCCAAAAATGCAGCTGGACATTTAATCTAAATCTAGTaataaagtgaaagtgaaaattaaatgaaaagtgtCAATTGCGGCATTAAATATAGATCATCTGCTCATGTTGCGTTATACTTTTTACACGTTTTATAGCGTTGCACACTATAACCAATCACGCACGATTCTGTTGAGCTTACAATTGCAATGGCCAGTCAGAGGTGTTCAGATTAGTCATCGCTGAAACCAGAGTTTTGTTCAGTGTGTGAGCTGAACTTGGAATTCTGACTGAATTCTGCACTCTTGTTAATGTTCTCAGTCTCATTATGAACTGATAAACATAAACAGATTTGGTGATTGTGCTCTTGAGAGCATCGAAACTAATATAAACAGgtttttctatttacaacgtatttttgcagcgttgagcaatgTAACCAATCACAAACATTTCTGATGATTTCTTGTCCAGTGCTGAGATCTGCACACTCAGATCCTCTCGTTATAATTTAACTTTTAACAAAAAAGTATAGTTATTATGTAGGCCAAATAAGATATTCATTGTACAGTCAGCTTAATCGATTAgcagaactttgtgagatcgcGATGAATTATGAGTGACAGCTTAGTGGTTATAAAGGAAGCGGTTTTATGCACGCTTTCTAGGCCTAATTCATTCAGAATTtgaagataatttttttctatttatttatttatttatttttgcttttatgcTGGGATGTGTAGGTTGCTGATAGGCAATTTTCATGTTTATGTCATGACATAGACTTATGTGTTTTTATGGAGGAATCGCATCTAGCCTTACCCTAGAGTTGGTTCACCCTCCACCTATGCATAGTATGAAAATGGTGTGATGTCACTGTGATCATCGCATGACCTCACGCAGAGGTGTAGTCGAGACCAAGACCAAGTCCATTCAAGAGGGAAGaaaatgagataattaagtcattaatcaagcactagtgatgaacacctgctgttaacagacagaatcattgaaggaaagagggaaacaacaacaaaataaaacacctgtGCTACTTCTGAACATGAAGACCAAATTTGCAATGATCTCTTCGTCAAGTCCagtcaaaaaacatcacttacaCATCAGTGCTTGTGTTTTGAGACGTTCATTTTGACACATTcactgttttaatgattttcacacagtgaatgtgtcaggaaggtgatctgttaacaagcagaatcaccaaaggagaaaataacattttgtaagtcaccatcatggagatgagtgtttgctttagttgggctcttgtcCCTTGACTTatatattagattttgtttgggctgctgtaactgagttataacaGCTAAACAAACAAAGAGACAAGATGATCAGGTGTTGGTTATGgtttcacataatcattatttgatctgaatcactgaactcatttagagcccaatctctgagatagatttacattattgattacagcagcactgtgattctacagcagaagatcagctttttcaatataatcCAAAGTGGATTTAAtgtgagtacacacacacacacacacacacacatgctacaATCAATGGCGTCCACTGCTGTTTTAACACcaacattcctcaaaatatattttttctaaggcaaaataaaagacatcaaACATATCAGCAGTGATATAACTGATGGAAGTGTCTTCTTTATTGTGATAATGACTTTTCCATTACACTTCACAATACGCATTTATAGGAGCATTTATACTTCTGATAAAAACTGTCCATATGTAACAGGCTTGGTGGGTTCATAGTTggtagttttttgttttgttttgttttgtttttttcatatttaatatcttAATACCTTTTAAAGTTTTGTTCTTAGCCCATGTCAGGTGTGTCCTGTTAGTTGATGTGACAGGTGATGTCCTGAAAAACATAAACACCAACACCCCTGTGAAATACACACCTGAGCAGGTTCAAACTGTAAGGTGTGGAAAGCTTTGTGTAAATGATcacattcattaaataattCTGTGGTTTACTGTAAGGAAATGTTTATCGTCAGACAGGTTCTGTGTGAAGAACAGGTGAAGCAGCTTCAGAGGAACAGCTGATCTTTGTTTCCGTTGTGaacttttactgttttacaCATCACTGTTGCAACGgacttttcaaaataaagaatgaaattaaaatttctgtgtctttaaaaaaacaatagagCTACAAATATAACTAAAATGTAATAAGGATTTAGAGAATAAAACTTGCAGAAAGGAAGAAAAAGGCTGTTGTCGGTTCTCTTCTCTCAATCACAAGGTCGATCCAATCACACATCCTCCTCGAGACAAGAGGACAATCTTTACAGCGGCATATTTAATACTGCATTATCTTAaagtgttgttcaataaaaccacTTACATATACCTCAAAAGtacaaaacgtttttttttttttttttttttttgtgataaaacTGGGTGatatttatgttaaatacaataaatcaaATGCAATGTATGACTTTTTATTGGTATTTTTTactaattatgaatatttaataatttctaGAGCCAAAATAAGTATATCTGTTTATAAttctataattatattatatatatatatattcagggcttgacattaacttttttgttcaccagccactgtggctagtggtttttccaaagttactagccactcagcattttcactggccacaattttgctgttgggaaattacattttatatgattaaagttaaCTTTGGCATgctaaaattacttgattttgagtcattttacttgattagctagatttaaaaccctttcaaactttcaaatgcagattgaccacccAGATCAAGACTAGCCCTACAtggtatatcagctggtatgtacgGGTGGGCAAGGGGTGGGTAATATGACCATGataaattttatgattttataagctatttttgttaggttatataaaaagaacaaaaaagcaaattagcaaattacaaatacagtagtaaattaaatagcctaaacttttttttttttcagatacagtaggtttatttaacatgtatacatttat
This window encodes:
- the LOC127508682 gene encoding deoxynucleoside triphosphate triphosphohydrolase SAMHD1-like is translated as MSDEKTFDKTVEKIKTLFQTTDSLVRKKKIIGELQIIAEKYSLKLSTDVKVVNDSVHGHIELHPLLVKIIDTPQFQRLRDIKQLGAGYWVFPGASHNRFEHSIGVAHLAGCLVKSLQEKQPKLHIDNRDVLCVQIAGLCHDLGHGPFSHLFDKKFIPAVKPVDSDSEWKVRQTTYTRLQAEGK